One Campylobacter sputorum genomic window, TTATATTAATACCTATAATATTGTTTATTTTTATAATACCAATAAATATTTTATTTTTATTATCTATGTATTATATGGATGATGATTTTAGAACAGAAGCTAAGTTTTTAAGTGTAAAAGAAACCATAGACAAGATAGAATTTAATTTAAAAAAATATGAAAATATTTCAGACTTTGATTTTGATAAATATATAAAAAATAGCTCTGAGTCCATATGGATGATTGGTTCTAATGACTTAAAAGAACCTACTATATACTATAGCTCTAGATACCCAGAATTAATAAACTCACCACTATCTAACAGCAAATATATATTAATTGGTTTAGATGAATATAAAGCTACCATAAAAGAAAATGAAATTTATAAATTCCAAGATATATCAAAATATATAAAGAAAGTAGTTTATTTCAAAAAAATCAGAGATGATTTAATCATAGGATTTGATACAATATATATATTAGAAGGTAATTTTGCAAAAAATCATAATTTTACATATTGGATAATAGACAATATCAAATCAAATATTATTATTAGCTTATTAGTATTAGCAATATCGATATTAGCAATATATATTTTATATAAATTTTATATAAGTTTTATAATAAAAATACAAGATGATATAAATAGAAAAAATAATGAACTACGCAATAAAAACAAAGAATTAAGACAAAAGATTTATATAGATTCCCTAACTGGTCTTTCAAATAAAACAGCTATATATAGGGATCTAAAAGATATGCAAATGCCAAAAATTATAGTTATAGATATTGATGATTTTAAGATAATGAATGATTATTTTGGAAAAACGGTATGCAATGAACTTTTAAAAAAACTATCAAAAATTCTAAAAGATTTTTCAAAACAATATAACCTAAAACTATATAGACTTATAGGCGATCAGTTTGCACTTTTAGAAGATTCGCCATTTGACATAGAAAAATATGAAAATATGGTACAAGATTTAATCGCAAAACTTAAAGGAAAAATTTTTAGCATTCCTACTCCTGAAGATACTCTAGATTGCCAAGTAGAACTACATGTAACAATAGGCATGGCATTAGAATCAGAAAATACATTAGAAAAAGCTTTCACGGCATTAAAAATGGCAAAAAATCTAAATAAAGATTATGTTTGTTATTTTAAAGAAATAGATCAAATAAGAGAATTTAAAACAAGTATTTCTAGATCATATATGATAAATAAAGCTATATACAACAATGAAGTTATGCCATATTTTCAACCAATTTTCGATAAAAACAAAAACATTATAAAATATGAATCTTTAGTAAGAATTGTTAACGATACAGAAGGCGCTATAAGTCCTGCTGTTTTTTTAGAAGTTTCTAAAAAAACAAAAAGATATGCTGAGATAGAAATGATACTTATAGATAAAACATTTAAAACTCTCAAAAAACATCCAAATACAATAATATCTTTAAACATATCAAAAATAGATATGATAGATGGAATTATAAGTTCTTTTATAATAGAAAAACTGAGTGAATACGACATAGGAAATAGAGTTGTTTTTGAAATACTAGAAGATGAAAATATAGAAAACATAAGAAGAATTGAAGATTTCATAAAAAGAGTAAAAAGAATGGGTGCTAAAATAGCAATAGATGACTTTGGAAGCGGATATAGCAATTTTGCCTATTTATTAAAACTAATGCCAGATTATCTAAAAATAGACGGTTCAATAATAAAAGATATAGATAAAGATAGAAACTCATATGCCATAACAAGAGCAATTGTTGCATTTGCAAAAGACTTGAATATAAAAACAATAGCAGAGTTCGTGAAATCAAAAGAGGTTTTTGATATATGCGTTGAACTTAATATAGATGAATTTCAAGGCTACTATTTAGGTGAACCAAAAAAGGATTTATTATATTGATTAATTTTTTGCTTCATGGGATTTTATTAGGATATGGTGCAGCAGTACCTATAGGTCCTGTAAATATAATCATAATGTCTTATGCGCTTAAATCTTATATTTATGCACTTTTATTTGGAATTGGTGCTATGTGTGCTGACATTTTTTATCTAATTCTTTTAAATTATGGTATTTTAAATTTTTTAAATACACCAATAATTCTAAAATCTTTAGCTGTATTTGGAGCTATTTTTTTACTATATATATCTTACACAATTATAAAAAATGCACACAATAAAATATCTTTTAAAGATGTTGAATTTTCATCAAAGCTTCAAACATTCCTAAAAGGTTTCTTGCTTACAATAAGCAATCCTTATACTATAGGATTTTGGCTAAGCATAGCAACTATAAGTAGCGATAAATCATCGAGTATAGCTATTATTTCTGGTTTGATTATAGCTATATTTTCTTGGATTTCACTAATGCCTCTTTTTGTATACAAAAACAGAAATTTTATAAACAATCATATGGCAAGAAATCTATCTTACATAGCTTCTATAATATTACTTTTCTTTGCTTTTATGTTAATTTACAAAAATTTTATTATTTAAAAAACATATATTATTAATAATGATATAATTTACAAATTTTATTTTAGGAGAAAATATGAAAAAAATTTCAACAAAAAATGCACCCGCAGCTATTGGACCATATTCGCAAGCAGTTATCTCAAATGGTTTTATATTTGGCTCTGGACAAATTCCTCTTACAAAAGATGGTGAACTTTTGAGTAATGATGTAGTTAATCAAACTCATCAAGTTATGAAAAATATATCCTGTGTTTTACAAGAAGCTGGTTCATCATTAGACAACATAGTAAAAACTACAATTTTTTTAAAAAATATAAGTGATTTTGCAAAAGTAAATGAAGTTTATGCAAGTTATTTTAAAGGCGAAATAAAACCAGCAAGAAGCACTGTTGGCATAGCAAATCTACCAAAAGACGTTCTAGTAGAGATAGAGTATATAGCTCAAATTTAAACTATACAAATAGAAAAGAGTTAATTCTTTTCTATTTTATGTAATTTTACTCAGCTAAATCAAGAGAGATTTTGTTACCTTTTTGTTCGCCTACTTTTACTTTTATCTTATCTCCAACGCTAAGTGGAGTTTTTATTTTTGATATATGCAAAAGTCCATCAATATTATCTCTTAAAGAAATAAATGCACCAAAATCTAAAATATTTTTAACTTCCCCCTCAAACTCTTCACCCATTTCAAATTTGATCGTCTCTTTTTTATGTTGAGAATTTTGCTTTCTTTTTTGATTTTTATCTTTAGAAACTATTTCTATTATATAATCTTTTGCAGCATCTACATTTTTTTTAACATCTCCAGCTATCTTAACTTCGCCTTTTTCTCTATCTAAATCAACACTAACTGCAAATTTTTCTATAATCTCTTTTATAGTTTTTCCAGCTTGTCCTATGATATCTACAATTTTACTTGGATCTATGTTAAAAAGTTCAAATTTAGGTAAAATATCTTCATTTAAAACAATCTGATCATTTGCATTTTCCATTAAATTTAAAATATGCTCTCTGCCCTCTTTTGCTTGATATAGTGCTTGCCTTAATACATCTAAACTAATACCGCCAAGCTTTATATCCATCTGCAAAGCAGTTATCCCATCAATAGATCCTGCAACTTTAAAATCCATATCGCCATCATGATCTTCAAGTCCCATTATATCAGTTAAAATAGCATATTTATCATCCTCAAATACAAGCCCCATAGCAACGCCAGCAACTAATTTTATAGTATCAACACCAGCTGCTCTCATGCAAAGAGATCCACCGCAAACACTAGCCATAGAACTAGAACCATTGCTTTCTAAAATTTCACTTACAACTCTTATTGTATAAGGCGAAGTTTCTTGTATGCTAGGAGCTAATGCTCTTTTAGCTAAATTTCCATGCCCCAATTCTCTTCTTCCAGGACTTCTTAATGGACTTGCTTCGCCAACACAAAATCCAGGAAAATTATAATTAAACATAAATCTCTCAGCAACAGCTCCCTTTTGAGTAAGCATTTCGCTCATCTGAGCATCACTATCTGAGCCAAGAGTAGCTACAACAAGAGCTTGAGTTTGACCTCTTGTAAAAAGACAACTTCCATGTGCATTAGGAAGTATGTTGGTTTCTATACTAATAGGTCTAACATCTTTTAATCCTCTACCATCGGCTCTTTTATGCTCATTTATAATCTGATCTCTTATGATTTTTCTTTTGTATTTACCTAGAACATTTTGTATAACTTTAAGATCCCAACCTTCATTTACAGCAGTTTCATCTTCTGATATAGCTTTTGCTATTGTATCAAGTTCACTAGCCCTTTCGCTTTTAGCCATTTTATTTATGGCATCTTTTACATCATTTTTATAAAATTCATCTATATAAACGGCTATACTTTCATTTTCTATCTCTGGTTTTAAATCAAGATTTGCATCTTCTTTTTTTAAATTTAAAAAAGCCTCTTCATAAGCGTTACTGCCTTTTAGTATAGCAGCTCTTGCAAACTCAATAGCTTCAAGCATTCTATCTTCACTAAATTCATTCATATTTTGATTTATAACAAGATCAGATAAATCTTTTGATAAATTATTATTATCGCCAATTGTTGGCAAACTTCTCATCTCTATCATTAAAAGTTCATCTTTTAATCCAGCTACATACAAATCCAAAGTAGAATTATTAAGATCGCTATTGCTAGGATTTATTACAAATTTATCATCTATACAGCCAACTCTAACGCCACAAACCGGCATTGAAACAGGTATATCACTTAAATAAAGTGCGATACTAGCAGCATTTAAGCTCACAACTTGCAAATCAACTTCAGGATCTGCTGAAAGAACATAAACCACAATTTGAGTAGGATAAGCATAACCTTTTGGAAAAAGCGGCCTTAAACTTCTATCTATTATCCTAGATGTTAAAATTTCAAAATCACCAGGTTTTGTCTCTCTTTTTACATATCCACCAGGAATTCTCCCAGCTGCGTATTGTTTTTCTATATATTGCACAGTTAAAGGCAAAAAATCATCTTCAACTTGCGAATTTTCTCTAGCAACAGTAGCTAATATAACTGTGTTTTTTACTCTCATTAAAACAGCACCAGCTGCTTGTTTTGCAACTTTATCTACATCAAAAATTTCATTTTGATTATTTACTTCTATTTTAACTTGCACTCTTATCTCCTTTTTGAAGCGGCAAATAATATGGACTTTCTTCTAGTATAGAAACTATAATTTCTGGACTTGAAATAATTTTATTTCTATAATAAAAATCCACACTAACAAAATTAGCAATTTTATGAACGGCATAAACCTTATCCACTAAAACATTTAGCTCATCGGCGATATCAGTTGAAATAAGAGGTGTGAGATAAGTTATAGATTTTACCCCTTCATTTAACAGAGTTTTTACACAAATTTCAGCAGTAAGTCCAGTTTCACAACCTTCGTCAATAAGCAAAATGTTTTTATTTGCTAATTCACCTAATAAATTTCCTTTTCTAAATTTATAAACATTTTTTAAAATTTTTTCTTCGTATTTCCTATGCGCCTCCCCAAAAACATAACCAAGCGTTATGCCAAAAGATTTTATTAAATTTTCATGCAGAACTATCTCTTGTGTTTCGCTTACCATACCTATCACACATTCGCCATTATGTGGTGCATAAATGGATTCACAAAACATAATCTCATAACTTAATTTAAGCTCTTTTGCGACAATATCTGCAACTATAACAGAATCCAAGGATGAACACACCATAAGATAATCATCGTTTACCAAATCATTTGGTAAAATTTCTATGATTTTTTGTGCCGCTTCAATTTGATTTTCAAATTGCAACTCTTCTAGAGCAATCATTGATTACCACTATATTGCGTTGTGGAATAATCATAGCCAACGCTACCGATTGGATAAAAATTAAAATACAAATACACAGCTTTTTTCTTCTCCATTCCTGGGCCTGCACTTGTAAATTCAGGCTCTAAATCTTCTTTAAATTTAATAGTATATCCCCAACATTTTCTTCTATAATTTATCCCTGTACTCCATGTTTTTGTATAGTTATTTTCAAAATCATATCCAAAGCTACCAAAAACAGAATAATACCTATTTATATTAACTAAACCAGTTGCACCAAAATACTCTTCTTTATCATATTTTTGAGTATTTTTACTCTTTCCTTTATTTTCATAATTATGCCAAAGTCTAAGCGATATGATAGAGTGTGAATAATTAATCATACTTTGTATTTTTTCAAATATATCTTCACTAAAATCATATTCAAATTTATTATGAAGAGATAAATTTGA contains:
- a CDS encoding EAL domain-containing protein, producing MENENTPDLKTKNHKLKFILIPIILFIFIIPINILFLLSMYYMDDDFRTEAKFLSVKETIDKIEFNLKKYENISDFDFDKYIKNSSESIWMIGSNDLKEPTIYYSSRYPELINSPLSNSKYILIGLDEYKATIKENEIYKFQDISKYIKKVVYFKKIRDDLIIGFDTIYILEGNFAKNHNFTYWIIDNIKSNIIISLLVLAISILAIYILYKFYISFIIKIQDDINRKNNELRNKNKELRQKIYIDSLTGLSNKTAIYRDLKDMQMPKIIVIDIDDFKIMNDYFGKTVCNELLKKLSKILKDFSKQYNLKLYRLIGDQFALLEDSPFDIEKYENMVQDLIAKLKGKIFSIPTPEDTLDCQVELHVTIGMALESENTLEKAFTALKMAKNLNKDYVCYFKEIDQIREFKTSISRSYMINKAIYNNEVMPYFQPIFDKNKNIIKYESLVRIVNDTEGAISPAVFLEVSKKTKRYAEIEMILIDKTFKTLKKHPNTIISLNISKIDMIDGIISSFIIEKLSEYDIGNRVVFEILEDENIENIRRIEDFIKRVKRMGAKIAIDDFGSGYSNFAYLLKLMPDYLKIDGSIIKDIDKDRNSYAITRAIVAFAKDLNIKTIAEFVKSKEVFDICVELNIDEFQGYYLGEPKKDLLY
- a CDS encoding LysE family transporter, whose translation is MINFLLHGILLGYGAAVPIGPVNIIIMSYALKSYIYALLFGIGAMCADIFYLILLNYGILNFLNTPIILKSLAVFGAIFLLYISYTIIKNAHNKISFKDVEFSSKLQTFLKGFLLTISNPYTIGFWLSIATISSDKSSSIAIISGLIIAIFSWISLMPLFVYKNRNFINNHMARNLSYIASIILLFFAFMLIYKNFII
- a CDS encoding RidA family protein translates to MKKISTKNAPAAIGPYSQAVISNGFIFGSGQIPLTKDGELLSNDVVNQTHQVMKNISCVLQEAGSSLDNIVKTTIFLKNISDFAKVNEVYASYFKGEIKPARSTVGIANLPKDVLVEIEYIAQI
- a CDS encoding polyribonucleotide nucleotidyltransferase, translated to MQVKIEVNNQNEIFDVDKVAKQAAGAVLMRVKNTVILATVARENSQVEDDFLPLTVQYIEKQYAAGRIPGGYVKRETKPGDFEILTSRIIDRSLRPLFPKGYAYPTQIVVYVLSADPEVDLQVVSLNAASIALYLSDIPVSMPVCGVRVGCIDDKFVINPSNSDLNNSTLDLYVAGLKDELLMIEMRSLPTIGDNNNLSKDLSDLVINQNMNEFSEDRMLEAIEFARAAILKGSNAYEEAFLNLKKEDANLDLKPEIENESIAVYIDEFYKNDVKDAINKMAKSERASELDTIAKAISEDETAVNEGWDLKVIQNVLGKYKRKIIRDQIINEHKRADGRGLKDVRPISIETNILPNAHGSCLFTRGQTQALVVATLGSDSDAQMSEMLTQKGAVAERFMFNYNFPGFCVGEASPLRSPGRRELGHGNLAKRALAPSIQETSPYTIRVVSEILESNGSSSMASVCGGSLCMRAAGVDTIKLVAGVAMGLVFEDDKYAILTDIMGLEDHDGDMDFKVAGSIDGITALQMDIKLGGISLDVLRQALYQAKEGREHILNLMENANDQIVLNEDILPKFELFNIDPSKIVDIIGQAGKTIKEIIEKFAVSVDLDREKGEVKIAGDVKKNVDAAKDYIIEIVSKDKNQKRKQNSQHKKETIKFEMGEEFEGEVKNILDFGAFISLRDNIDGLLHISKIKTPLSVGDKIKVKVGEQKGNKISLDLAE
- a CDS encoding phosphoribosyltransferase, encoding MIALEELQFENQIEAAQKIIEILPNDLVNDDYLMVCSSLDSVIVADIVAKELKLSYEIMFCESIYAPHNGECVIGMVSETQEIVLHENLIKSFGITLGYVFGEAHRKYEEKILKNVYKFRKGNLLGELANKNILLIDEGCETGLTAEICVKTLLNEGVKSITYLTPLISTDIADELNVLVDKVYAVHKIANFVSVDFYYRNKIISSPEIIVSILEESPYYLPLQKGDKSAS